Within the Emticicia oligotrophica DSM 17448 genome, the region GGTGCAATAAAAGGAATATCAGAAAATTTAGCAAGCGATTGTTTAAAATAGAATACTGCTCTTCTACTGGGCAATACCACGCAGATATTTTTCAATTCTGCAAGTGAATGCTTTTCAAAGATATATTTAGCTGTTTGGTTTAGAAATGACATTAGGAAGATTGAATTTAGGTAAAGGAAAATACAAACAGTAAAAGCTTCCTTTATCCAAAAATACACAAATCATCTGAAGTATCAAGGCGAAATTTTTCAGATGACTATTTTTTATCAAGGGCCTCTTTATATGCTTTCAGTACTCGCTCACGGGCAAAAGTATGCTCAACGATTGGCCTTGGATAATCAAAAGAATTTAATTCTGGAATCCATTTTTTAATATACTTCAATTCTGGGTCAAATTTTTGAGTTTGAGAAGTAGGATTAAAAATTCGGAAATACGGAGCTGCATCGCATCCACTACTAGAAGCCCATTGCCAGCCTCCATTATTAGCAGAGAAATCAAAGTCTAATAATTTTTGAGCAAAATAAGCTTCGCCCCATCGCCAATCAATCAATAAATGCTTAATTAAAAAACTAGCCGTAATCATACGAACACGATTATGCATAAAACCAGTTGTATTCAACTCTCTCATACCAGCATCTACAATTGGATAACCTGTTTTTCCTGCACACCATTTCTTAAATTCCGCTTCATTATTTCTCCATACTATATTGTCATACTCTTTTCTAAATGATTGGCCATCGTTAATATGCGGAAAATGAAATAAAATATTCATATAAAAATCTCGCCAAATTAATTCATTCAACCATTTTTCGTTGAGAACTTTAGCTTTGCGAGCTAATTCCCTAATACTAACCGTACCAAATCTTAAATGAACACTCAACCTACTGGTTCCTGCAATTGAAGGTATATCTCGAATTTGGTCATATTTGCTAATTAGTTCTTCTCGAAGTTCTTTTTTAGGAAAATTCATTCCTGACTCTTTAAAACCAATTTCTTCCAAAGTTGGGAAATGGAGAATTTCCGAACCTAGAAAATGATTGAAGTACTTTTCATTAGGGTAAGATTTTAAATAAAATTCATTTAAAGTATCTTTCCATTTCCTACTGTATGGTGTGAAGACCGTGTAAGGAGTTCCGCTTCCACTCAAAACCTCATTTTTTTCAAAAATTGTTTGGTCTTTGAAAGTATAAAAGGCTATACCTTTACTATTGAGTAATTCGCCTACCTGTTTGTCACGTTCAATTGCATACTTCTCATAGTCATGATTGGTATATACTTCTGCAATTTCATATTCTTCTGAAATTAATTTCCAAATTTCTATAGGTTCACCTTTTTTAATCAAAATTGAAGATTGAAGCTTTGATAATGACCTTTGTAATTCTGATAAAGCATGATGTATAAATTCTACTCTTTGGTCTTGTTTATTTTCAAGCTTATTAAGAATATTAGTATCAAAAATAAATATTGGTAAAACTTTATAACCACTTCTTAAAGCATGATACAAGCCCGCATTATCATTTAAACGTAAATCACGTCGAAACCAAAAAATAGCAATTTTCTCTTTAGTCATTATTTATCAGTGTTTTATCTACTTCTGTGTATTTTTTGTAGGCACATTAAAATAAAAACTTTACATTTGGGTAAAATGTTTGTCTAAAAAATAAAATTCAATCAAACTTTAAAAGACAATGAAAAAACTATTTGTAACCTTACTTTCTCTTATTACTTATGGTACTTTTGCACAAGATACACCTAGTGCAGATGCAATTATTGATAAATTTCTTACTGCTATTGGCGGTAAAGATGCTATTGCAAAAATTCAAGATATAACAATTAGTAGTACAAGCGAAACTCAAAGAGGAACTTCAGAAACTGAGATTAAATATAAGTTCCCAGACCGTTATTCTATGTCTGTTTACGCAAATGGAAATGAAGTAATGAGTTCGACCTATGATGGTAATCGCTTAAAGAGTGGCGGCTTCATGGGTGGTGGCGGTGGAGGCAACCGTGCTCCAATTGAAGGACAAGCAGCACAATTGATGGCCATGAGAAGTAACCCGTTTATGGAAACTATGTATGATAAATTAGGTGTCACACGAACTGTCGTTGGAAAAGAAAAAGTTGGTGATAAAGATGCATACAAACTTGAACTCACTACTCCAGATGGCAGAAAATGGAATGACTATTTTGATGTTGAGACTGGTTTGAAAGTTAAAACATACTCCATGAATGAAACACCAAGAGGCAAATTTGAAAATATTGTTTCTTATCAAAATTATAAAAAATTCAAAGGGGTTGAAGTTATGCTTCCATCTCAGACTAAAAGAACTGCTGGTCAAATGGGCGAAATTACTTCCGAAGTACAATCTGTAAAAGTAAATAAAGGGCTTAAGGATTCGGATTTCGTGATAAAGGATTAAGATGTTCTCAAATATTCAATTCTCAGGGCGAATAAAATGAAGTTTATTCGCCCATTTTTTTAGTTAATACTTAAAATTTTGGTATTTTTAGATAAAAACTTGATTTAGTGATGGAAGAAAGAAGAAAAATAAGAGAAAATGAACGCGAATTAATCATTTTTCTACTTGAAAAATCGGAAAGAAAAATAGAAAATTATCCTATCAATGAGGATGTAGAGGAGTATGAAGGTGGGAAAATGGGAAGTATTTGTATGGGCAACCCTGACGTTTCTCCTTATCAAGGCGATATTATTCAAGCAAATTATTTTGATTCTGATGGTACACAAGTAGTCATTACACTTACAGAAGATGTAAACAATCAACTTTTAGATTTAGATTTTTGGAAAGTAGATTTCTCAAAATTAATTACCTACCCTCAACCCAAAGACTTATTTTTCCAAGAAGCTGATGAGTAAGTTTTCAATACATTCACAAGAAGAAAATAAATAAAAAAGTCCTCGTTAGAAATTAACAAGGACTTAAAAAATTCAATTTAACTTATTCATATCGAAGTGATTCAATAGGGTCTAGTTTAGATGCTTTGTAGGCTGGATAGAAACCTGAGAGAATTCCAACTACTACACAAACTACAAATCCCATAAATATCCAAGCCCATGGAATAATAAAACTACTTTTATCACTTATCAATTTTGCAATTACATTTCCAATACCTATTCCCATAAGGATTCCCGCAATTCCACCTAAAATACATATAACAATTGCTTCCATCAAAAATTGTAATCGAATTTTAAACGGAGTAGCACCGATGGCTTTACGAATACCAATCTCACGAGTACGCTCAGTTACCGAAACCATCATGATATTCATCAATGCGATTGATGCTCCTAAAAGTGTAATGATTCCAATTCCAAATCCTCCAACCCTCAGATAACCAGTAACTTCTTCAAAATCTTTTGCTAAAGCATCAGAACGTTCAATTTCAAAAGACTTTGCCTGACCAATAGGGTCTTTACGAACTCTCCTCATAACAGCTTCTGCCTCACCTAAAATTAAATCCATGTCCGAAACATTATTCACAGAAGTAGTAATATCAAAGGTTAATTTTCGATTACCCGCAATTTGCCTTCCAGTTTCAAGAGGTACTAATGCAACTCTATCATCTCCACCACCTGTGATACTACCCTTCTTTTCCAATACACCAATTACTTTAAATCTCAGCCCAAGTAAAGTGATTTCCTTATCAATTGGGTTTTCTTTTGGAAAAAGTGTAGTTGCTAATTCATTAGCTAAAATCACAACGTTATTGGTAAAATTAATGTCATTTTCGGTAATATTACGTCCAACGGCGATTTTGTAGCCTTTCATATCAACGAAATCTTCATCAATTCCTCTAACTAAACTATTCGGATTTGTCTTGAAAGATTTATATTTCAATTGAGCAGTTCCTGTTACACTAGTGAAAATACTCACAGTAGCACCTGCATTTTTGGCCTGAAATAATTCTTTGTAAAGTTTAGCTTCTCTATATTCAATTGGAGGATAATCTTTTTCATTGACCCCACCACTTCTCCTACGCCACATTCTGGGTCCTTTTATATCGAAAGAATTAGCTCCAAGTCCTGCAAAACTATTATCAACAGAACTTTGCATACCATCAATCGCAGTTAAGATTCCTACCAAAGAGGTGATACCAATAGCAATAATCAAAGCGGTTAGAACCGTACGAAGCATGTTACCTTTTATGGAGCGTAGGCCTTCATTGACATTTTCAGTGAAATTCATATCGAAAGATTTATGTATTTATAAGTACCCAAAGGCCTTAATATATATCAATTTTGTAGTACAAAATTCAAAAAGAGTTTCGATTACAGCAAGCTCTTAGCCTACCATATTTAACCGTTTATCATTTTTTTCAAGGCTTATTCTTTAATATTAATGAAATCAGTCGTAAATTTATTCTGTAGCACAAATAATCAGTGTTCTTGATTCGTTGATGTTTGATAGAAAGAATGCTACTTTTGAAAAGATAATTTTTGAAGAAATGAAAAGACTAACAATTTTGGTTTTGTTGTTCATTTCATTAACATCGAATGTATTTGCTAATCGCATATTAATTCCGATGGATGAAACTCAACGTAACCACCTAAAAGCTTATGGAATAGCATTTTGGCTATTAAAAACACACGAAACCGAAGTAGAATGGCTGCTCAACTATAAAGGAGGTAGTTTTTTATTTACAGCATCACAAACTTTTATCAATGAATGTGTCATTAGAGGTGTAAGTTATGAAGTAATTTCGGAAGCAGACGCTCAGTCAATTTTATCTGTTATTTCATCGAATGATGCAAATATGGATGCAGTGAAATTGAATAAAGCTCCTAAAATAGCTGTTTACTCACCTAAAACTACTCAACCTTGGGATGATGCAGTAACCCTGGTATTAACGTATGCCGAAATCCCTTATGATAAAGTTTTTGATGAAGAAGTTTTAGAAAACAAACTTCCTGAATACGACTGGCTTCATCTACACCATGAGGATTTTACAGGACAGTTTGGTAAGTTTCTCAGAATGAGAGGTCAAGGGTGGTATCAAGAACAAAAGCAAGAAGCAGAGACAATTGCAAAGAAATTTGGATTTACAAAAATCCCAGATTTAAAATTAGCAGTTTCGAAAAAGATTAGAGATTTTGTATTTGGAGGCGGATATATGTTTGCCATGTGTAATGCCACAGATACCTTCGATATTGCTCTGGCAGCTGAAGGTACTGACATTGTTGAAACTCCTTATGATGGTGATGGAGCCGACCCAAATGCCGACAAGAAACTAAACTATGAAAATTGTTTTGCCTTCAAAGACTTTCGTTTGGTGACAAATCCATACGAAATGGAATTTTCAAATATTGACAATCAACAAGAAGAACGAGGAGTAAACGAAAATAATGATTATTTTTCCTTATTCCAGTTTTCAGCTAAATGGGACCCTGTTCCTACTATGTTAACACAAAATCACGCGAACTTAATTAAAGGATTTATGGGTCAGACTACTGCATTCAAAAAGCAGTATATCAAACCTGATGTAATAACATTAGCAGAAAATCGTTCAATTGGCGAAGCAAGATATATTCATGGTACAGCCGGTAAAGGATTTTGGACTTTTTATGGTGGACATGACCCAGAAGACTATCAGCATTATGTTGGTGAAGAACCAACTGACTTAAACTTACACCCAAACTCTGCGGGTTATAGATTAATATTAAATAATGTATTATTTCCGGCTGCTAAGAAAAAGAAACTTAAAACATAGTTTTTTCAATAATTATATTTATCCAAACCACTTCAGATAATTTAATAATTTATTAGAGAAAACTTTCTTATACTAGCGAAATCAATTATAAAACAAATAAGCTTTTAGTCAAATTATATGTTTGAACTAAAGGCTTTTTTATGATTAAGCGTAACAGATTTAGAATATTATATTTTTCAATTCTAGATTAAGTAAGTAAACAAAAAAGCCCTGCTTAAAACAGGGCATTTTTATATAAACTCTATCTATTAAATTAATCACATTTTCCTTCACCGCCTTCTGTGCAGCAACGGTTGTATTTTTTACTTAATGACTTATATTGTTTCTCAGTTAGATTTACATACAATTTGTTATAATCTCCAATCATTACATCTTGTTTTGTAAAATTGTATGTCATTTTCACTGGAACATTAATATTTTGGTCGGCTGGAGAAACACCATCTTTAGTGCAAACTCTAAAAATTTTTGAAACATCACTACCACCACTAGTAGTAAACTCATAAGCCGATTTTACTGGCACTTGGAAACTTCCTAAACATAAGTATTTATCAGCAGTTTCACCGTTTGCTAATTTCCCTGTTTTCTTGTAAACACCAATAATGGTTACATCATTTGTCGAACTCTTTAAGCTACCATCTTTAATTTCAGTTTTTCCAAGGAAATTAATTTTTTGGTCAGCACATTTTGTTTCGCTAGAACTAGACCCAGCAGACATAGTCTCTGAACTATTAGTAACATTTACTTGCTTAGGGGCAACTACCAAATTTGCTGCAGCTGTTGAAGTTACATCAACTTCTTTATATGCTTTACTCAAAGCTTTGTATTGAGCTTCTGTTACATTCAAATATAACTTTTCACCATCACCAATACTTACATCATTTCTTGTAATTTTATAGTTAAGGTTCATTGGTAAAGTTAAGTTCATAGGGGCAGGGCTTGCATTTCCTTCCATACAAACCTCAACATTTTTTGCATATTGAACTTCGCCTTTTACGTTAAAATCATAAGTAGAACGAACACCTACAAGATATGAGCCTAAAAGTATACCTTTAGATGGTTTTGCATTTGTATTTACAGCAATGATATCCATAGTCTTACTCATAGAGACTACATCACCACTACTGATTTCTCCACTACCTGAAATTGTAATATTCTGAGTTTTACAAGTCATTATGGGAGCTGGCGGTGCAACTACTGGTGGACGATACAAGTTTGGTGGAACCGGCAAACTAGATGGAACATAAAATGCATTGCCACACTTTTTCATGATATAAATAAAACACTGACTTCCTTTAGCATAAATCTTAAAGGTTTCAAAATTATTACCCAATTTTGACCATGCGTATTTATGACCACTTGCATATGCTCCCATCCAACCAACAGTTCCTGCAGGAATAATCTCAGGAATAAATGTTTTTTCTGTAATTGAAGGGTCATTGAATCCTTTATAACCCAATGCACTAAATAGCTTATCTATTTCTTTAGCACTTTTTTTAATATTGCTACTGTAAACAGTTCTTAGATGATTGTAAGCTGATGCACCTGTATGTTCAGGTACTTCTCCAAATTGTGGGCTTGTGCCAAGAACTTTAAGCTCAACGGGCTTCTTTTTTGACACACCCTTAAAAACTGAGTAAGGTAGTATGTCACATTTTAAGTCACGTAGCTGGGCAACTCCCGCCAAAGGTAAGAGAATTGCTAAAGTTAGCACGGAAATTAGTCTAGATTTCATTTTGGTAAATTGTTAAGATTTCTGTTTGAAAAAAACTCTTCAAATCAGGTTCTAAATTTAGTTTACAGAATTAGTATAATGTAAAATTTTGTGCCAATTTATGAAAAAAATACCTTTTGACAAGACAATTCACTATAAAAATTATTGTTTGCGTATTCTTATTTCATGAAAACAATCACATTTTACTATCTTTTCTTAGACGAATAAAATATCAAAAAGTTACGTCTGAATGAAAATTTGGTAGGTATAAATTTATACTTTATTTACTTTAGTAAGCCATCTAAATTATTGATTGTAATCTATTTATTTATCAACTCTTTCAATACAATTATAAAATGAAAACTATAAATATTCGAAGTAGCAAAATATTATTTAGCTTTATAAAATTAAACGTTAGAAATTACCGTTTTTTATCGAGGTGTTTGATTACCGCGATTTTATAATTTCACTAAATAAATAGTCTATTAAATCAATGAAACTAAAAACAATAATGATGTTAGGAGTTGTAATAATCAACCAAGTAGCATCTGCACAAACTTCATCTAATACAAAATATGACCATCGAGAAGCATTCAATCCATTGTTTAACTTCCAACCAGGAACACCCTACCGTAGTGCATCAGGAGCTCCCGGTCCAATGTATTGGCAAAACAAAGCAGATTACAAGATTAATGTAAAACTTGATGAAACCAATAACACCATTAGTGGCGAAGTAGAAATTACTTATAGAAATAACAGTCAAGATAAACTTCCATTCTTATGGCTTCAACTTGACCAAAATCAATTTACGAATAACTCAAGGGGCGGAAAAACTACAACTATTGCAGGTGGACGTTTTGGTAACACAGGATTTGAAGGTGGGTATAATATACAGTTTGTAAGTGTAGAAAAAAATGCACTTGTTGGGAAAAAAAATACATCTCGTTCAATTTATGCTGAACATCTAATTGATGATACAAGACTACAAATTAGGCTCTCGGAACCAATGCAAGCCAATGAAGTTGTAAAAATTAAAATTACTTATTTGTTTAATATTCCAAGATATGGCTCTGATAGAATGGGAAAACAAGAGACTCAAGATGGTATTATTTATGAAATTGCACAATGGTATCCTCGAATGTCCGTATATGATGACATCGAAGGATGGAATACATTACCTTATTTAGGTGCGGGTGAATTTTATTTAGAATATGGTGATTTTGAGTATAATATTACGGTTCCAGCCAGCCATATTGTTGTTGGTTCGGGTGAGCTTTTAAATCCAAATGAAGTTTTAACATCCGAACAACTAAAAAAATTAAATGAAGCAAAAAATAGTGATAAAACTGTCATTATCCGAGGAGCCAGTGAAGTAAACGACCCAAAGTCACGCCCTAGAAACGATGGAACACTTACTTGGAAATTTAGATGTAAGCAAGCAAGAGATATTGCATGGGCAAGTTCAAAAGCCTTTATTTGGGATGCATGCAAAATCAACCTTCCAAGTGGAAAAACTGCTTTAGCTCAATCTGTATATCCAAAGGAAAGTGATGGTAATGATGCATGGGGCCGCTCGAGTGAGTATGTTAAAGGATGTATCGAATTTTACTCAAAATATATTTATGAGTATAGCTATCCATCGGCAGTGAATGTTGCAGGTGTGGTGGGAGGAATGGAGTATCCAGGAATTGTATTCTGTGATTATCGAGATAAAAATGAAAGCCTTTGGGGAGTAACCGACCATGAATTTGGGCATAATTGGTTTCCAATGATTGTGGGCAGCAATGAGCGTAAATATGCTTGGATGGATGAAGGCTTTAATACTTTTATCAATTCACTTTCTACGAAAAACTTTAATAATGGTGAATATTATAGCCCAGAGAATGTACGACAAATGACCCCTTATTATTATGAACGTGACCCAATTATGAATATTCCTGACGTGGTTCAAGATAATAACTTAGGAATTGCCGCCTATATGAAGCCTGGTTATGGACTAACAATGTTAAGAGAGGTGATATTAGGTGAAAAACGTTTTGATTATGCATTTAAGGAATATGTCAATCGTTGGGCATTTAAGCACCCTACTCCTTTTGATTTTTTCCGAACCATAGAAGATGCTGCGGGTGAAGATTTAAGTTGGTTTTGGAAAGGTTGGTTTATTTATGATTGGAAAATTGACCAAGGAGTGAAAGATGTCAACTATATTCAGCAAGACCCTAATAAAGGCTCGGTAATCACAATAGAAAATTTAGAAAAGCTACCCATGCCTGTAACCATTGAAATTAGAGAATCTAATGGAACGAATAAACGCGTGGAATTACCTTATGAAATTTGGCAAAGAGGCAGCACTTGGAGTTTTAAATATGATTCTAAATCTGCGATTGAATCAATCATAATTGACCCTGATAATAAGCTACCAGATGTTAACCCAAGAAACAATCAATGGAAACCATCGAAGTTAACTGCCCCTCAACCTAACTAATTTAAGGCACTGAAATCGTAACTTTAGAACGATGACAAATACCTCCTAAAGGAGGATTAAATTTCGATACATTTACGGTTACCCCTTCAATGTGTGGAAATTGTAATCTTATAGATTCTATAATTTTATAAGCAATATGCTCCAATAGCCGATGTTTTTCTTGCATGACATCGGCTATTATTCTATACACTTCTTCATAATTTACTGTTAGTTTTAGCTTATCTTCTTGTGCAGCTTTGCTTAAATCGGCAGTAATTGCAATATCAATTGAAAATTTACTACCAATTTTCTGTTCTTCATCATAATAACCATGATAGGCAAAAAACTCTAATCCTTCGAGTGAAATTACTCCCATATAAATATAAAAAATTAAAAATCAATTATTGGCAAAATAAAAGAGGTTCAAGCTAAATACCTGAACCTCCAAAAAATAAATATTTTGAATCATATATTATCAAAAAAAGAACCGCCCTCTCCTTTTCCAATAATATCGTTTACGGTTGGTAAAGGCGAGGTATCTTTTGTTTGAGCATCACCTTTTTCAACCATTGCTTTTCTAATAGCTGCTTTTACTTTATTAACCTTTTCTAACATATCCTCTGTAATGGAATCAAGGTTGTTTTCAGAAATTTTGTTATTACTAGCAGCATTTATCGACTGAATAACCGACTTCAATGATTCATCAATATCCGCAGCTTTTGTTTCTGGTTCTACATCCTCTACTTTGGCTAAAGGAGTTTCATCTACTTCTTCTTCAATATCCTCTTCCTTAGGTTTACGGCCACCCATCAAATAGAACTTCAATGCTTCTAAATCTTCCCAACGTCCCTCCGCAGCTAGTTTTGCTTGCTGTGTCCATGTACTTGGATCGTGCATAGCAAACTGTGGTCCAGCTTTATCTAAGATTTCTTGAATTTTATAAACTGGAGTAGTAGCTAAATCACGAAATGTAAAGATTCCAGCATCCAACAAAAGCATTGCTATTTTAGGGCCAATTCCTTCAATAATTTCAAGTTCATCTTCTTTTGGTGCAGCCGCCTTACGACTCAGGTTTTCTTCAAATTCTTCGGCACTCATTCTATTGGCTGAAGAGGCAATTATCGTAGTAGTTATTTCGGGTTCTTCAACGAGCACCTCCATTTCTTCAACTGAAGATTCTTCTTCAATATTAGGTATTTCAGCAACTAATTCTTCCTCATTAGACTTATTTTCCTCTTCAAATTCCCCTACTGAATTTTCCATTTCAAGGTTTTCTATATCCTCCTCTTCTTCTAATTCAGTACTCGAATGCTCTACGATATCTTCTTCTGCTATAACTTCTTTTTCTAAATCTTGGCTGTCTAAGGTCTCTATTTCATCGCTTACTACTTCTTCTTCAGATAGAATATCTTCAAAAAGAATAGTTGAATTAGCTTTAACCTCGTGTTTTTCATCAACTATGTGGGCAGCTTCAATGCTTTCTCCAGTCAACAAAGTAGTAGCCTCTTTGAATTTTTCTTCAACACCTTCCTTATCAAATTTATCTTCAAATCGTTGAACATGCTCCAAAGTTGCATTTGAAAGCGTACGCATTTGGACTAAAAGATTAGTTTTATATTGGTCCATGGCTTTGAAATCACGTTCCAATATTCTTACTTCTCCTAAAACATCTTCTTTGATATATTTTGCTTTACTTTCAGCTTGACGAATGATTTCATTCGCTTTGTTTTGAGCATCCAATAATAACTTTTCTCCTTGTAACTTAGCATCTTGAAGGTACTTATCAGCCTGTTGATTAGCCTGTTCAGTAATCATTGTGCTTGTATCTTCTGCAGTTTTAAGCGTCTTAAAAAGGGTCATTTCAATTTCTCTCAACTTGTTAGCCTCTTTTTCCGCTATTTCCAACTGCATTCTGAGCATTTTACTTTCGTTCAATACTCTCTCCCATTCCTGTGAAATATTCATTAAAAAGCTATCAACTTCTTCGATATTATATCCTCTAAAGGTTTTTTCGAATTCGTGTTGGCGTATTTCGAGGGGTGTAATCTTCATTTTAAAAATGTTTTAGGAAATTCTGAAACGTTTTCTGACAATGGAGCGGCAAATCGCACTATTAAATTGTTAAACTTTTTTTCAACAATTAGAACGAATACCAGTGTGTATATCAGCAAAAGTAACAAAAAAAGTATGCTTATTTATATTTTTATTTGGTTATTTATCTAAAAAAATGATACAATTTTATCAAATTTCATCAATTAACTGCCAAACCGAGATAGTTCTGTCATCGCTGCAAGATACAATTTGTTCATGATAATCTGACCATAACACTTTATTTACTGAAGTTCCATGACCTGCATGACGTGCACGGTCAATTACCTTGAGAAGTTTAAAGCTATGTGCATCCCATACTTTGACAGATTTGTCCATACT harbors:
- a CDS encoding ABC transporter permease, whose amino-acid sequence is MNFTENVNEGLRSIKGNMLRTVLTALIIAIGITSLVGILTAIDGMQSSVDNSFAGLGANSFDIKGPRMWRRRSGGVNEKDYPPIEYREAKLYKELFQAKNAGATVSIFTSVTGTAQLKYKSFKTNPNSLVRGIDEDFVDMKGYKIAVGRNITENDINFTNNVVILANELATTLFPKENPIDKEITLLGLRFKVIGVLEKKGSITGGGDDRVALVPLETGRQIAGNRKLTFDITTSVNNVSDMDLILGEAEAVMRRVRKDPIGQAKSFEIERSDALAKDFEEVTGYLRVGGFGIGIITLLGASIALMNIMMVSVTERTREIGIRKAIGATPFKIRLQFLMEAIVICILGGIAGILMGIGIGNVIAKLISDKSSFIIPWAWIFMGFVVCVVVGILSGFYPAYKASKLDPIESLRYE
- a CDS encoding M1 family metallopeptidase, coding for MKLKTIMMLGVVIINQVASAQTSSNTKYDHREAFNPLFNFQPGTPYRSASGAPGPMYWQNKADYKINVKLDETNNTISGEVEITYRNNSQDKLPFLWLQLDQNQFTNNSRGGKTTTIAGGRFGNTGFEGGYNIQFVSVEKNALVGKKNTSRSIYAEHLIDDTRLQIRLSEPMQANEVVKIKITYLFNIPRYGSDRMGKQETQDGIIYEIAQWYPRMSVYDDIEGWNTLPYLGAGEFYLEYGDFEYNITVPASHIVVGSGELLNPNEVLTSEQLKKLNEAKNSDKTVIIRGASEVNDPKSRPRNDGTLTWKFRCKQARDIAWASSKAFIWDACKINLPSGKTALAQSVYPKESDGNDAWGRSSEYVKGCIEFYSKYIYEYSYPSAVNVAGVVGGMEYPGIVFCDYRDKNESLWGVTDHEFGHNWFPMIVGSNERKYAWMDEGFNTFINSLSTKNFNNGEYYSPENVRQMTPYYYERDPIMNIPDVVQDNNLGIAAYMKPGYGLTMLREVILGEKRFDYAFKEYVNRWAFKHPTPFDFFRTIEDAAGEDLSWFWKGWFIYDWKIDQGVKDVNYIQQDPNKGSVITIENLEKLPMPVTIEIRESNGTNKRVELPYEIWQRGSTWSFKYDSKSAIESIIIDPDNKLPDVNPRNNQWKPSKLTAPQPN
- a CDS encoding cryptochrome/photolyase family protein; its protein translation is MTKEKIAIFWFRRDLRLNDNAGLYHALRSGYKVLPIFIFDTNILNKLENKQDQRVEFIHHALSELQRSLSKLQSSILIKKGEPIEIWKLISEEYEIAEVYTNHDYEKYAIERDKQVGELLNSKGIAFYTFKDQTIFEKNEVLSGSGTPYTVFTPYSRKWKDTLNEFYLKSYPNEKYFNHFLGSEILHFPTLEEIGFKESGMNFPKKELREELISKYDQIRDIPSIAGTSRLSVHLRFGTVSIRELARKAKVLNEKWLNELIWRDFYMNILFHFPHINDGQSFRKEYDNIVWRNNEAEFKKWCAGKTGYPIVDAGMRELNTTGFMHNRVRMITASFLIKHLLIDWRWGEAYFAQKLLDFDFSANNGGWQWASSSGCDAAPYFRIFNPTSQTQKFDPELKYIKKWIPELNSFDYPRPIVEHTFARERVLKAYKEALDKK
- the folB gene encoding dihydroneopterin aldolase, with translation MGVISLEGLEFFAYHGYYDEEQKIGSKFSIDIAITADLSKAAQEDKLKLTVNYEEVYRIIADVMQEKHRLLEHIAYKIIESIRLQFPHIEGVTVNVSKFNPPLGGICHRSKVTISVP
- a CDS encoding DUF6984 family protein; protein product: MEERRKIRENERELIIFLLEKSERKIENYPINEDVEEYEGGKMGSICMGNPDVSPYQGDIIQANYFDSDGTQVVITLTEDVNNQLLDLDFWKVDFSKLITYPQPKDLFFQEADE
- a CDS encoding DivIVA domain-containing protein; this translates as MKITPLEIRQHEFEKTFRGYNIEEVDSFLMNISQEWERVLNESKMLRMQLEIAEKEANKLREIEMTLFKTLKTAEDTSTMITEQANQQADKYLQDAKLQGEKLLLDAQNKANEIIRQAESKAKYIKEDVLGEVRILERDFKAMDQYKTNLLVQMRTLSNATLEHVQRFEDKFDKEGVEEKFKEATTLLTGESIEAAHIVDEKHEVKANSTILFEDILSEEEVVSDEIETLDSQDLEKEVIAEEDIVEHSSTELEEEEDIENLEMENSVGEFEEENKSNEEELVAEIPNIEEESSVEEMEVLVEEPEITTTIIASSANRMSAEEFEENLSRKAAAPKEDELEIIEGIGPKIAMLLLDAGIFTFRDLATTPVYKIQEILDKAGPQFAMHDPSTWTQQAKLAAEGRWEDLEALKFYLMGGRKPKEEDIEEEVDETPLAKVEDVEPETKAADIDESLKSVIQSINAASNNKISENNLDSITEDMLEKVNKVKAAIRKAMVEKGDAQTKDTSPLPTVNDIIGKGEGGSFFDNI